A single genomic interval of Chryseobacterium paludis harbors:
- a CDS encoding oxidoreductase, whose translation MKKVWFITGSSKGLGKSLLEAVLLKGDYAVATARNPEQLNDLLQNYSSQLLLLKLDVQVKEQIYSAVEEAVNHFGRIDVLVNNAGFGITGAAEAFTEEQVRNQLEVNLFAPIEVTRAVLPHMRKQRSGHILQISSVGGRVGNAGLSIYQASKFGLAGFSESLSKEVLPLGIKVTSVEPGGFRTDWAGASMSFAKDIEGYEDTVGSIKEYLTSGKFLPMGDPAKAAKVMVDLVDHPTPPLHLVLGSEAAAILQNADQHRKEEFEKWREVSVSTDHDDAVNVLESEEGKKFLAKKGIRID comes from the coding sequence ATGAAAAAAGTTTGGTTTATTACAGGAAGTTCAAAAGGACTGGGGAAAAGTCTTTTAGAAGCAGTTTTGTTAAAAGGGGACTATGCTGTGGCTACCGCAAGAAATCCTGAGCAGTTAAATGATCTGTTGCAGAATTATTCCTCACAGTTACTTTTATTAAAGTTAGATGTTCAGGTTAAAGAGCAGATTTATTCTGCTGTTGAAGAAGCAGTTAATCACTTTGGAAGAATTGATGTATTGGTAAATAACGCTGGATTCGGAATCACCGGAGCAGCAGAAGCATTTACTGAAGAACAGGTGAGAAATCAGCTGGAGGTTAATTTATTTGCTCCTATCGAAGTAACCAGAGCTGTGCTGCCTCATATGCGAAAACAGAGATCAGGGCATATTTTACAGATCAGTTCTGTAGGTGGAAGAGTAGGAAATGCTGGCCTGTCCATTTATCAGGCTTCAAAATTTGGTCTTGCAGGTTTTTCAGAATCATTAAGTAAAGAAGTTTTGCCTTTGGGAATTAAGGTTACTTCTGTTGAACCGGGTGGGTTCAGAACAGATTGGGCTGGAGCTTCTATGAGTTTTGCTAAAGATATTGAAGGTTATGAGGATACGGTAGGAAGCATTAAAGAATATCTGACGTCAGGGAAATTTCTTCCAATGGGTGATCCGGCTAAAGCAGCAAAAGTAATGGTTGATTTGGTCGATCATCCAACACCTCCATTACATCTGGTTTTAGGAAGTGAGGCGGCGGCCATTCTTCAAAATGCGGATCAACACAGAAAAGAAGAATTTGAAAAGTGGCGTGAGGTTAGTGTTTCCACAGATCATGATGATGCTGTAAATGTTTTGGAATCTGAAGAAGGCAAAAAGTTTTTAGCAAAAAAAGGAATCCGTATAGATTGA
- a CDS encoding helix-turn-helix domain-containing protein gives MKTTRQDFGNIIYSCYVQLSRQGEHFVSDHVISYQISGDLILNDGINEYKSEEGSIRFLKRNQLLKFTKIPPPGEEFQSLSIHLDQQTLQDFSLMYNVMSEKKCSTSSLVLFESSSLLKNYMDLLLMYKKTDTLSDPRLVEVKIKEAIILLLQENPELKDILFDFNEPGKIDIEAFMRKNYHFNVNLDRFAYLTGRSLATFKRDFEKIFGNTPGKWLLQKRLQEAHYLLAEKGRMASDIYMDLGFEDLSHFSFAFKKQYGLSPSKLSS, from the coding sequence ATGAAAACAACAAGACAGGATTTCGGAAATATCATATACTCTTGCTATGTTCAGTTGAGCAGGCAGGGAGAACATTTTGTGTCCGATCATGTGATCAGTTACCAGATCTCCGGAGACTTAATTTTAAATGATGGAATCAATGAATACAAATCGGAAGAAGGTTCTATTCGTTTTTTAAAGCGTAATCAGCTTTTGAAGTTTACGAAAATACCTCCTCCGGGTGAAGAATTTCAGTCGTTATCCATTCACTTGGATCAGCAGACCTTACAGGACTTTAGTTTAATGTACAATGTAATGTCGGAGAAGAAATGTTCGACGAGCTCTTTAGTTTTATTTGAATCCAGTTCTCTTTTAAAAAATTATATGGATTTATTGCTGATGTATAAGAAGACTGATACGCTTTCCGATCCGCGTCTGGTAGAGGTGAAGATAAAAGAAGCGATTATTTTACTGCTCCAGGAGAATCCTGAACTGAAAGATATTTTATTCGATTTTAATGAACCTGGAAAAATTGATATCGAGGCATTTATGCGCAAGAATTACCATTTTAATGTAAACCTTGATCGCTTTGCTTATCTCACAGGAAGAAGTCTGGCAACCTTTAAACGTGATTTCGAAAAAATATTTGGGAACACACCCGGAAAATGGCTGTTGCAGAAAAGATTACAGGAAGCACATTACCTCCTTGCTGAAAAAGGCAGAATGGCGTCGGATATTTATATGGATCTGGGCTTTGAAGATCTTTCTCATTTTTCATTTGCTTTCAAAAAGCAATATGGATTATCTCCAAGTAAATTATCTTCTTAA
- a CDS encoding SDR family NAD(P)-dependent oxidoreductase, translated as MSKTIFITGASKGFGRLWAEALLEQGNNVAATARNISTLDDLKAKYGDQILPLKLDVNNRQEVFDTVDTIEKHFGKIDVLINNAGYGLFGTVEETTEQQAREQMETNFFGSLWVSQAVLPIMRKQKSGHIIQISSFLGLTTLPLLGLYNASKFAIEGLIETVGTETAHLGIKTTLVEPNGYATDWAGASAIQTSADISDYNPVREAFAKSGDNPDTWGKPEATVQPVLDIINSENPPRRLLLGKLAYHMIHQMYTDRLQEVEDWKDVSITAHGH; from the coding sequence ATGAGCAAAACAATTTTTATCACAGGAGCATCTAAAGGATTCGGAAGACTGTGGGCAGAAGCTCTTTTAGAGCAAGGAAATAATGTAGCCGCTACTGCGAGAAACATTTCTACTTTGGATGATCTTAAAGCAAAATATGGTGACCAGATTCTCCCATTGAAACTGGATGTCAATAACCGTCAGGAGGTATTTGACACAGTAGATACCATAGAAAAACATTTCGGAAAGATTGATGTTTTAATCAATAATGCAGGTTATGGCTTATTTGGCACTGTGGAGGAAACCACCGAACAGCAAGCCAGGGAACAAATGGAAACTAATTTCTTCGGTTCTCTTTGGGTATCGCAGGCCGTATTACCAATAATGAGAAAACAAAAGAGTGGGCATATCATTCAGATCTCCAGTTTTCTTGGATTAACTACTTTACCTTTATTAGGCCTATACAACGCTTCAAAGTTTGCGATAGAAGGTTTAATAGAAACTGTAGGAACAGAAACCGCGCATTTAGGAATTAAAACAACTTTAGTTGAACCAAACGGATATGCGACAGACTGGGCAGGAGCATCTGCCATACAAACGTCAGCTGATATTTCAGATTACAACCCAGTACGGGAAGCATTTGCAAAATCGGGAGACAATCCTGATACATGGGGAAAACCGGAAGCTACCGTACAACCTGTTTTAGACATTATAAATTCAGAAAATCCGCCACGACGTTTATTACTAGGAAAACTGGCCTACCACATGATACATCAGATGTACACAGATCGTTTACAGGAGGTGGAAGACTGGAAAGATGTGAGCATCACTGCGCACGGTCATTAG
- a CDS encoding helix-turn-helix domain-containing protein — protein MKHYKTLIELHSESNWEAPQHPLLGLVGCLSECTMGNREFTTDCYMVAFKKIKSGIFMYGRTPYDHDNGSLFFTKPRQLIEMRDLEFEEEGFMLLIHEDYLKGHELHKAIEQYSYFDYEVTEALHLSPKEEQNILELHDKINNEYRNNPDEYSREIILSHLSTILKYAQRYYKRQFIEREQITGKMASKFNDVLKKYINNDNLKNQGLPNVTELAGQLNISPRYLSDLLKQETGKTAIELIHIYLISEAKNLLRLGEKGVSEIAYELGFENASYFTRLFKKQTGMKPVEFRKMHIN, from the coding sequence ATGAAACATTATAAGACTCTTATCGAACTTCATTCAGAAAGTAACTGGGAAGCACCACAACATCCATTATTAGGTTTGGTAGGATGCTTGTCGGAATGCACGATGGGAAACCGGGAGTTTACCACAGACTGCTATATGGTTGCTTTCAAAAAAATAAAGTCCGGCATCTTTATGTATGGCCGTACCCCTTACGACCATGATAACGGCTCTCTTTTCTTTACAAAACCAAGACAGCTCATTGAAATGAGAGATCTGGAATTTGAAGAAGAAGGTTTTATGCTTCTTATTCATGAAGATTATCTCAAAGGACATGAGTTACATAAAGCGATTGAACAATACAGCTACTTTGACTATGAAGTCACCGAAGCGCTCCATCTTTCTCCTAAAGAAGAGCAGAATATCCTTGAGCTTCATGATAAAATTAATAATGAGTACAGAAATAATCCTGATGAATATAGCCGGGAAATTATATTAAGCCACCTTTCAACTATTTTGAAATATGCACAGCGGTATTATAAAAGACAATTTATAGAACGTGAACAGATCACCGGAAAGATGGCTTCAAAATTTAATGATGTTCTGAAAAAATACATCAATAATGATAATTTGAAAAACCAGGGACTTCCAAATGTAACAGAATTAGCCGGTCAACTGAATATTTCTCCGCGTTATCTGAGCGATCTTTTGAAACAGGAGACAGGGAAAACAGCAATAGAACTTATTCATATTTATCTGATCTCGGAAGCTAAAAATCTTTTGCGACTGGGAGAAAAAGGAGTGTCTGAAATAGCCTATGAATTAGGCTTTGAAAATGCTTCATACTTCACCCGGTTATTCAAAAAACAAACAGGAATGAAACCTGTAGAATTTCGAAAAATGCATATTAATTAA
- a CDS encoding AAA family ATPase — protein MTYLSRIYLKDDHPEDFPFNLPIFKNGLNLNLKTNVTFFVGENGTGKSTLMESIADKCEFNLSGGNRNHNYDFHKTESVLSDYLTLSWRTKINEGFFMRAESFFNFATYIDEVSTRDLRVLDAYGGKSLHKQSHGEAFLALFHNHFEKGIYILDEPESALSPQRQLSLLSIIHSLEKTGKAQFIISTHSPILLSYPGATIYSLDHHLKPINYKDTEHYQITKNFLNSPDLYFRHLFNDDDI, from the coding sequence ATGACTTATTTATCCAGAATTTATTTAAAAGATGATCACCCGGAAGATTTTCCGTTTAACCTTCCTATTTTTAAAAATGGTTTAAATCTTAATTTAAAAACCAATGTCACATTTTTTGTTGGTGAAAACGGAACCGGTAAGTCTACCTTAATGGAAAGTATTGCTGATAAATGTGAATTTAATTTATCGGGTGGAAATCGAAATCACAATTATGACTTCCATAAAACAGAATCTGTATTATCGGACTACCTTACACTTTCATGGCGCACAAAGATCAATGAAGGTTTTTTCATGCGTGCAGAAAGCTTTTTTAATTTTGCCACTTATATAGATGAAGTTTCTACGAGAGATTTAAGGGTTCTGGATGCATACGGAGGAAAGTCTTTACATAAACAATCTCACGGGGAAGCATTTCTGGCTTTATTCCATAATCATTTTGAAAAAGGCATTTATATACTTGATGAGCCGGAATCAGCACTTTCTCCACAACGCCAGCTTTCACTTTTATCTATCATACATTCATTGGAAAAAACGGGAAAGGCACAATTTATCATATCAACCCATTCTCCTATATTACTTAGTTATCCGGGCGCAACAATTTATTCCCTGGATCACCATCTTAAACCTATTAATTATAAAGACACCGAACATTATCAGATCACGAAAAACTTCCTGAATTCTCCCGACTTATATTTTCGTCATTTATTTAATGATGACGACATCTGA
- a CDS encoding acyl carrier protein, which yields MSDIASRVKAIIADKLDVEETEVTPEASFTNDLGADSLDTVELIMEFEKEFNIQIPDDQAEKITTVGHAIAYIEEVVNK from the coding sequence ATGTCAGACATTGCATCAAGAGTAAAAGCTATCATCGCTGATAAGCTTGACGTTGAAGAAACAGAAGTAACTCCTGAAGCTAGCTTCACTAACGATTTAGGAGCTGATTCACTGGATACAGTTGAACTTATCATGGAGTTTGAAAAAGAATTTAATATTCAAATCCCTGATGATCAAGCTGAAAAAATTACTACTGTAGGTCACGCTATCGCTTATATCGAAGAAGTAGTAAATAAATAA